A stretch of the Vigna radiata var. radiata cultivar VC1973A chromosome 7, Vradiata_ver6, whole genome shotgun sequence genome encodes the following:
- the LOC106766861 gene encoding U-box domain-containing protein 8: protein MATHHLPDHFKCPISLEIMSDPVILSSGHTFDRSSIQRWLDAGYRTCPITKLPLPDQPSLIPNHALRSLISNYTLLPPLHQTISQPQTLISTLTSPSSSSDSKIDSLRHLTRLSKRDSAFRRHLADSAAVPAVLAAVVDPALQEKALPLLLNLTLDDDSKVGLVAEGVVARLVAVLLNAPPDCRAVAATIVTSLSVVEVNKATIGAFPAAIAALVAILRDGKGRERKEAATALYALCSFPDNRRRAVSCGAVPILLRNVEIGLERCVEVIGVLAKCKEGREEMEGYNGCVQILARVLRNGSSRGIQYALFALTSLCLYSQEMVLLALEEGVLEASFVFVEDDNEKVRRNACNLIRALRSNNSNHDRVE, encoded by the coding sequence ATGGCGACTCATCATCTTCCCGACCACTTCAAGTGTCCAATTTCCCTAGAAATAATGTCGGACCCTGTAATCCTCTCTTCCGGTCACACCTTCGACCGTTCCTCAATCCAACGTTGGCTAGACGCAGGCTACAGAACATGTCCAATTACCAAGTTGCCCCTCCCCGACCAACCTTCCCTTATTCCCAACCACGCGCTCCGAAGCTTAATCTCCAACTATACCCTCCTACCCCCTCTTCACCAAACCATTTCCCAACCTCAAACCCTAATTTCCACCCTCACTTCTCCCTCTTCTTCCTCCGATTCCAAAATCGATTCCCTCCGCCACCTCACGCGCCTCTCCAAGCGTGACTCCGCCTTCCGCCGCCACCTTGCTGACTCAGCTGCTGTCCCTGCCGTCCTCGCCGCCGTCGTCGACCCTGCTCTCCAGGAGAAGGCGCTCCCGCTTCTGCTCAACCTCACCCTCGACGACGACTCTAAGGTTGGCCTCGTCGCCGAGGGCGTCGTCGCGCGCCTCGTCGCCGTTCTCCTCAACGCGCCGCCTGACTGCCGCGCCGTCGCGGCCACCATCGTCACCAGCCTCTCCGTCGTCGAGGTCAACAAGGCCACCATCGGCGCTTTCCCGGCGGCGATCGCGGCGCTCGTGGCGATACTCCGTGACGGAAAAGGGAGGGAGAGAAAGGAGGCCGCCACCGCGCTTTACGCGCTCTGCTCCTTTCCGGATAACCGGAGAAGAGCCGTGAGTTGCGGCGCTGTGCCGATTCTGTTGCGGAACGTAGAAATTGGATTGGAACGGTGCGTTGAGGTAATTGGCGTTCTGGCGAAGTGTAAGGAAGGGAGGGAGGAAATGGAAGGTTATAACGGTTGTGTTCAGATTCTAGCTCGCGTTTTGAGGAACGGCAGCTCCAGGGGGATTCAGTATGCGCTTTTCGCACTTACTTCACTTTGCTTGTATAGCCAGGAAATGGTGCTGTTAGCTCTTGAAGAAGGTGTTCTGGAAGCTTCTTTTGTGTTCGTGGAAGATGATAATGAGAAGGTAAGGAGGAATGCGTGTAATTTGATTCGGGCTCTCCGTAGCAACAACAGCAACCACGATCGGGTGGAGTGA